One Argiope bruennichi chromosome 5, qqArgBrue1.1, whole genome shotgun sequence DNA segment encodes these proteins:
- the LOC129968270 gene encoding uncharacterized protein LOC129968270, with product MNKLIPKSNKLLPLNIFLDKDGILRVGGRLSKHPTLPYDQKFPIVIPKRHHITPLIIRHFHQLSLHAGPELVLSLIRQKFWIPDGRSTVRREIKRCIVCCRLNSKPSNPKMGDLPSSRITKSRPFEKVGVDFAGPLVTKCQHLREATQFKCYLCLFICTATRAFHLELVSSMSTEALLAALRRFIARRGHPTDILSDNGSNFIGSDNYLKQLFTLVQDQSVQNFLTVRNISWKFIPPYAPNFGGVWESSIKLAKRHLFKTCQGHLLNFEELSTLLCQIEACINSRPLVPLSNDPADLRALTPGHFLIGEPLLELPEGTSLTNQNLSLSCRWKSLLQLKPQFWSRWTRDVLHHLQARRKWHQHRPLLSVGDLVLIQADKMPPLSWPLAHILEIIPGTDGIPRVALLRTPSGPAKRAINRLIALPVPTCRTPEDGDSSERQQMAQ from the coding sequence aTGAACAAACTCATACCGAAATCTAATAAATTACtccctttaaatatatttttggataaagATGGGATTCTCAGAGTGGGAGGTCGGCTTTCTAAACATCCGACTCTTCCCTACGATCAAAAATTTCCAATAGTCATCCCCAAAAGACATCATATAACTCCCCTTATAATTCGACATTTTCACCAACTCAGTCTCCATGCTGGACCAGAATTGGTTTTATCACTCATTCGTCAAAAATTCTGGATTCCTGATGGTCGTTCCACGGTTCGTCGAGAAATCAAACGTTGTATCGTTTGCTGTCGATTAAATTCTAAACCTTCGAATCCTAAGATGGGAGATTTGCCAAGTAGTCGAATAACAAAATCTCGTCCTTTTGAAAAAGTTGGGGTAGATTTCGCAGGACCGTTAGTCACAAAATGTCAGCATCTCAGAGAAGCTACCCAATTCAAGTGTTACCTTTGTTTATTCATATGCACAGCGACTAGAGCATTTCATCTCGAACTCGTGTCCAGTATGTCTACGGAAGCATTATTAGCCGCACTTCGTCGATTTATAGCACGACGAGGTCATCCCACTGATATCCTGTCAGACAATGGATCGAATTTCATAGGTTCAGATAATTATCTAAAGCAATTATTCACGTTAGTCCAAGACCAGTCTGTCCAAAATTTCCTGACCGTGAGAAACATCAGTTGGAAATTCATTCCACCATATGCTCCCAATTTCGGTGGTGTTTGGGAGTCATCCATCAAACTCGCCAAAAGACATCTCTTTAAAACTTGTCAAGGACATTTGCTTAATTTTGAAGAACTGTCCACTCTCTTATGTCAGATAGAGGCCTGTATTAATTCAAGACCTCTAGTACCACTTTCCAATGATCCAGCTGATCTCAGAGCTCTCACCCCTGGGCATTTCCTAATCGGGGAACCTCTTCTTGAGCTTCCTGAAGGAACTAGTCTCACTAATCAAAATCTTAGTCTTTCTTGCAGATGGAAAAGTCTCTTACAGTTAAAACCTCAATTTTGGAGTAGATGGACTAGAGACGTCCTTCACCATTTGCAAGCCCGACGGAAGTGGCATCAACATCGTCCTCTTTTGAGTGTCGGAGATCTCGTCCTTATTCAAGCTGACAAAATGCCTCCATTATCCTGGCCACTAGCGCATATCCTGGAGATTATTCCGGGAACAGATGGTATCCCTAGAGTTGCCCTGCTTCGTACTCCATCAGGACCTGCCAAAAGAGCCATTAACCGACTCATTGCACTCCCGGTGCCGACATGCCGCACCCCGGAGGATGGTGATTCATCTGAACGCCAACAGATGGCGCAATGA